One Mycobacterium dioxanotrophicus DNA window includes the following coding sequences:
- a CDS encoding protein kinase, translated as MIDVVPRPRAANQSGHRRRWLVAAGAVAAVAAAVVVFWPERSTTDQPALLDDQASPFPTVAVPAQLDPRLASLIPTGYPPGTCTPVPTDNHSAADCGPNIDAPNTSSRFTLYQDAHALAAALDEFISGTTVLVCPGNYQSPGPWRRSAALDVPVGTLVCGTTSQGHPRIGWTIDSERLLASIESSEGGPTLPQLYDWWSKHS; from the coding sequence GTGATCGACGTCGTACCCCGACCCCGTGCCGCGAACCAGTCAGGACACCGCCGGCGTTGGCTGGTCGCCGCCGGTGCGGTTGCTGCCGTCGCCGCGGCCGTCGTGGTCTTCTGGCCCGAGCGCAGCACCACCGACCAGCCCGCACTCTTAGACGACCAGGCCTCCCCCTTCCCGACTGTCGCGGTGCCTGCTCAGCTCGATCCCCGGCTTGCGTCGTTAATCCCAACCGGCTACCCACCCGGGACGTGCACGCCGGTTCCCACTGACAATCACAGCGCCGCTGACTGTGGTCCGAACATCGACGCGCCGAACACCTCCTCGCGATTCACCCTCTACCAGGACGCCCATGCCCTAGCCGCCGCACTCGACGAGTTCATCAGTGGCACAACAGTTCTCGTCTGCCCCGGCAACTACCAGTCCCCCGGCCCGTGGCGCCGTAGCGCAGCACTCGACGTGCCTGTCGGCACTCTGGTGTGTGGCACCACCTCACAGGGACATCCCCGGATCGGCTGGACCATCGACAGCGAGCGACTGCTTGCCAGCATTGAATCCAGTGAAGGCGGCCCCACGCTCCCCCAGCTCTACGACTGGTGGTCCAAGCACTCCTGA
- a CDS encoding pentapeptide repeat-containing protein has protein sequence MRNRSVIAAVSVSEAPHFEGADLTGANLTGADLENATATTSNHL, from the coding sequence GTGCGCAACCGGTCGGTGATCGCGGCGGTGAGCGTGTCCGAGGCGCCTCACTTCGAGGGCGCGGATCTAACTGGAGCTAATCTCACGGGAGCAGATCTCGAAAACGCCACCGCAACAACTTCAAACCATCTCTAG
- a CDS encoding IS3 family transposase, producing MEFISAHQHMRVGVDGLKWGVESMCAVLSEYGVTIAPSTYYAHRARQGPSKADWADAQVIDAIWQLRQSQSLYRVLGARKTWIVLRTNGIDVSRCVVERVMREMGWRGACKRRRVRTTVADPAATRAPDRVRRNFVAGAPDRLWVADFTYCRTRAGWAYTAFVTDVYARKIVGWKVATEMTQKLVTDAIDHAIDTRKRSGAASLDSLIHHSDAGSQYTAVAFTERLAAEGILPSVGSVGDSFDNALAESVNSSYKTELIDRQPLYPGATELALGTAEWVAFYNRQRPNGYCQDLTPDRAEALYYHRQRHPHAEEALR from the coding sequence GTGGAGTTCATCAGCGCCCACCAGCACATGCGGGTGGGCGTTGATGGTCTCAAGTGGGGTGTCGAGTCGATGTGCGCTGTGCTTTCCGAGTACGGCGTCACGATCGCCCCGTCGACGTATTACGCCCACCGCGCCCGTCAGGGCCCCTCGAAAGCCGACTGGGCCGATGCGCAGGTGATCGATGCGATCTGGCAGCTTCGCCAATCGCAGAGTCTGTACCGAGTCCTGGGCGCTCGTAAGACATGGATTGTATTGCGCACCAATGGTATCGACGTATCGCGCTGTGTCGTGGAACGGGTCATGCGGGAGATGGGTTGGCGGGGTGCGTGCAAGCGCCGGCGGGTGCGCACCACCGTCGCCGATCCGGCAGCGACGCGAGCCCCGGATCGGGTCCGGCGTAATTTCGTCGCCGGTGCGCCTGACCGATTGTGGGTGGCCGATTTCACCTACTGCCGGACTCGTGCCGGCTGGGCCTACACGGCGTTCGTCACCGATGTCTATGCCCGCAAGATCGTGGGTTGGAAGGTGGCTACCGAGATGACCCAGAAGCTGGTGACCGATGCGATCGACCACGCTATCGACACCAGAAAGCGTTCGGGTGCAGCATCTTTGGATTCACTTATCCACCACAGCGACGCGGGCTCGCAATACACCGCGGTCGCGTTCACCGAACGTCTGGCCGCTGAGGGGATCCTGCCTTCAGTCGGATCCGTCGGGGATAGTTTCGATAATGCTCTGGCCGAATCGGTGAACAGCAGCTACAAGACCGAACTCATCGACCGCCAGCCGCTCTATCCCGGTGCCACCGAACTGGCGCTGGGGACCGCCGAATGGGTGGCCTTCTACAACCGTCAGCGACCCAACGGCTACTGCCAGGACCTGACCCCCGATCGGGCCGAAGCGCTCTACTACCATCGCCAACGGCACCCTCATGCCGAGGAGGCACTCAGATAA
- a CDS encoding type II toxin-antitoxin system PemK/MazF family toxin → MTRALRSQAYRVDLGHGAKPWVILSNNSRNRNLDTVLAARITTTSKHAHVPTVVPLTAADPLVGYVLVDDIVQLYHDELTESLGTLSPSTMAEISKALRIALP, encoded by the coding sequence ATGACGCGTGCATTGCGCAGCCAGGCCTACCGGGTCGACCTCGGGCACGGCGCCAAGCCGTGGGTCATCCTCAGCAACAACTCAAGGAACAGGAACCTCGATACCGTTCTGGCCGCACGCATTACGACAACCAGTAAGCACGCGCACGTCCCCACGGTCGTGCCGTTGACCGCGGCCGATCCGTTGGTGGGATACGTCCTGGTCGATGACATCGTGCAGCTCTACCACGACGAACTCACCGAATCGCTAGGCACCTTGTCGCCGTCGACTATGGCCGAGATCAGCAAGGCACTTCGGATCGCACTTCCATGA